DNA from Algisphaera agarilytica:
TGAGGATGGCCTTGGCGGTGTCGTCGGAGAACAGCATCACGCCCTCGGTCTCGATCCCCGCCTCGCGGAGCTCGTCGACGATGAGCTTGAGGGTGTGCTCGCCCCGCTGGGTGGCGTCGGACTCGTGTTCGTCCTCGTCGTGCAGGGTGGTGACGTGGGACACCAGGACCTCAGCGGACAGACGCTTGGCGAGGTCGGCGATGGGCCCGGCCAGTTTTTCACTGGCCCAGGGCGAAGACACCGCGACCAACATCTTGCTCTTACTCAAATCTGGGCTCCAAAAGGCGTTCCGCCGTGCCTTTATGGTACCGGGAGGGCGGTGGGGGGGTCAAAATTGAGGCACTAGGCGCTCGGGGTTAGGCGCTAGCAAAGGCATCCATCCACAAGACCCTTACCGCCCAACGCTTGCGTCTGCCTAGCGCCTAACCCCGAGCGCCTAGCGCCTAATCCCCCACTGAAATCTCCACGCCCCGCGCCTAAACTACCCCGATATGCCCTCCCCCCAACACCCCACCCCCGCCACCCTCGGCCAGCTCCGCGAAACCGATTACCGCTACCGCAGCGTCAAGCAGGAGCTCCGCGAAAACCTCATCGCCCGGCTGAAGGATGGGCAAGAGGTCCTGCCCGGCGTGCGCGGCTACGAACACACCGTCCTGCCGCAGATCATCCACGCGGTCTTCTCCCGCCACGACATGCTCTTCCTCGGGCTGCGGGGCCAGGCCAAGACGCGGATGATCCGCATGCTGCCCTCGCTGCTGGACGAGTGGTGCCCGATCATCAGCGGGATCGAAATCCCCGAC
Protein-coding regions in this window:
- a CDS encoding universal stress protein; its protein translation is MSKSKMLVAVSSPWASEKLAGPIADLAKRLSAEVLVSHVTTLHDEDEHESDATQRGEHTLKLIVDELREAGIETEGVMLFSDDTAKAILNTAKARECTMIVLGLTGKGVLKRLIAGDVPANIIRQADMPVLLCPANWNGLI